TGCAAATAAGCGTTATCCAAATAAGAGGCTTCTCATTCATTTTATGCAGCCACATTATCCATTTATTGGTGGAAAAAATAAACAAATCGATGAACAACGTGGGTCCAGTATTGCTGGTGACTACCATGATCTAAAAACCGAGGGTCTCAAGACAGTATGGGAGAAGTTGGAAGATGGTGATCTTAGCTACGAAGCCGTCTGGAAAGGGTATAAGAATAATCTTGAATTGGTGCTCCCACATGTGCAAGAAATTGCTGACAAATGTGAAGGAAAATCGGTTGTCACCTCTGATCACGGGAATCTTTTAGGAGAGTTTGTTTTCTCAAGAATGCAGAGAATTTACGCACATCCCAACTCTCTCCACGTTCCCAATCTTGTCAAAGTCCCGTGGTTAGAAATTCCCTATGAGCGCCGACGAAAGGTAGTTTCCGAACCACCCAGAAACTCCCCGAACCACGAAAAAGATAATACAGCTGTCCAGGAACGGCTTCAAGATTTGGGATATACAGGATAGCATTCAATTGTTGATGTCTGATACTATTCTTGGAGTATCGTGGAAGGACTTATTACTGCAACAGATGGGGATTTCTATAACGTCCCTGCAGACAACCTGCCAGCCCGGCCTTCGTAGCGTGTTCTCAGTTTGCCGAGAGATGTATATTAAAAATCAAAAAAGAATCTCTGTCAGGTATCGCTATATCCAGTATTTGGACGCTGCTTCTTGAACGCTGGCGGTAGTATGACACATGAAGTAGCTTGAAGATGTAATATAGCACCATACCATGTGCTTTATTTTGAAAGTCTAGGTACTACTGTAGCTGAATACTGCTGCTGTCTTGCGGTACTTGACTGGCAGCCTTCTATTCTGTTACTTGAATACAACCGTACAGCAACTTTACGTTAGCAACTTGAGTAGATCTTTCCAAGCCTCCAAGCGAATATACGACGACTACGGTTTCTGAAAAAACGAGTGAGAGATCGACTCAACTCATGATCCAGCACGAACTGGAGACGATGTTTGGAGCAGTTGAGTACGCTATCGATAACCCCAGCAAATGACGGTCCAAGCGATGCTGATTTAGTTCGACCACTGTACCAACGGTTGTGTTCATTTGATACTCATACGAAATCCTAGGACGCAACAACGATGAAATTACTATGAATATCTCGAAATATCCTGGCGAAAATAGAAGAGATAGGCACACACAACCTCACGTCTTTCTCGAAAGCAGATCTTTATACATCTGCTCAATGCGCGGGAGAATTCTCCTAGCTTTAAACTCTTTAGCTTGGGTTTGAGCACTATTTGAATATCGTTGTAAACCAGAATCGATGAGATTCTCAATCGTTAACGCTATTTCCTCTGTATCACCACTTGCTGTTTCACCCCCGTCACCAATGATATCGCTTATAGACCCATATTCAGTTGAGATAATAGGTGTGCCCGTTGCAAGGGCTTCCAAGTACACTCGTGCAAGTGGTTCGTCCCACCGACCAGGGTACAGAAAGATATCATGACTAGAATATATCTCTGGCAATTCTTTGTTGGAAACGAACCCGGCGAATGTAACGATATCATCAAGCTCTGCTTCACGAACACTCTGTATAAGTTCACCACGCATAGCGCCGTCTCCAACGATAGTTAATTCGAAGGAATAACGCTCAGAGTCCTGAAGGTACTCAAGTATTGGTATGAGACGGTCGACGCCTTTGTGACGTTCCAGTGAACCGACGTACAACAACTGATATGGTGGATTAAACCTACTCTGGTGTTCTATCAAGAAATCTTCGTCAAGAATATGTGGTATCACATTAATACGATTCTCTGGGAACCCAAACTGGACGTAATTTTGTTTAACATGACTAGAAGGAGCTCTAAATGCGTCAATCTGCTCAATATTTCGTTCCCCATTTCTAACGAGGTAATCGTTGACGAATAGACTAGCGGCGCGTTTGAATGAATTACCATTTCGACGGTTGCTACTTGTCGTGATACACTGTACGCACTTTACTGGCGATTTTTCAGTGCATTTTTTCTCGCCTAAATAGAGTAAATCGTTTTTTGGACAAACTCCGCCGTAAGCATTGAGAGTTACAACTGTCTTCGATTCTGTTTTTACAGATATTGACTCTAGAGCAGGAATTGTCGGCATTATATAGCTATGTACTATATCAAATGCAGAAAATTCGTCCATACGCTTCTTAATTAAATGATTCAGTTCCAAATTTCCTTGGGGTAGATAGCTTGTTCCTAGATACCGGGTCTCTACTCCATTCGTAATAGCATCGCTGTCAGGAACCTCGGTAGGGCAAAAAACAACTACGTCGTGCCCGCGCTCTACTAATCCACGGACGGTTTGGGTGGCGCTATGAGTTGCTCCTGTCCCTTCATCTCCTGGCCAGCTTGGATGAATAAATGCAATTTTCATCTGTTACTTATACCCTAGTTGTTTTAGACGCTCACCGATGGTACTATTATCAACACCAGAGCATACACTGTCTGGCGGTTCTGCTTTTATCTCAGGACGTGATCCATTTTTGATA
This portion of the Halosegnis longus genome encodes:
- a CDS encoding glycosyltransferase family 4 protein, with protein sequence MKIAFIHPSWPGDEGTGATHSATQTVRGLVERGHDVVVFCPTEVPDSDAITNGVETRYLGTSYLPQGNLELNHLIKKRMDEFSAFDIVHSYIMPTIPALESISVKTESKTVVTLNAYGGVCPKNDLLYLGEKKCTEKSPVKCVQCITTSSNRRNGNSFKRAASLFVNDYLVRNGERNIEQIDAFRAPSSHVKQNYVQFGFPENRINVIPHILDEDFLIEHQSRFNPPYQLLYVGSLERHKGVDRLIPILEYLQDSERYSFELTIVGDGAMRGELIQSVREAELDDIVTFAGFVSNKELPEIYSSHDIFLYPGRWDEPLARVYLEALATGTPIISTEYGSISDIIGDGGETASGDTEEIALTIENLIDSGLQRYSNSAQTQAKEFKARRILPRIEQMYKDLLSRKT